The DNA sequence TTCCGTTTACCAAAATGGGCGGAATCCTTTTCTATGATTCCGAAGACATCCGAAAAATACTGGAAGACAACAAAAATGTGCCCAGGTTCAGTTTCGACGGGAAACGATGAACTACATCAGGCACCTGAGCGGATTCTTTATCCGGCTGGCAGAAGATCAACGGATGACACCTTATCACATTAGCCTGTATTTTGCATTGTTTCAGCAATGGAATGCGGAACGATTTGGGGATTGGTTTGTCATTTCCAGAAGTGAAATGATGCAACTTTCCCGGATCGGTTCAGCCAATACCTATGCCCGCTGCATAAAAGAACTGTCTGATTGGGGATATATCAGTTACACAGCTTCGTCCAACATCCACTCGGGCAGCCGGGTCTCCTGTATCAGATTCGATACTGCACCTGATATTGCAAGAAATACAGAAATCGATACCGGTATCAAAACTAATACTTCAACCGATACCGGTAATGATACCGGAAGAAATACCGGTATTTCAGGCAGTACCGAAAACGATACAGGAAGGGATACAGCATGTGATACCAGTACTAAATCTGATACTGCATCTGATACAACAAATGATACAGGAAGGAATACCGGTACTTCCAGCAATCCCAAAAGTGATACACGAAGCGATACTGCTAGTGATACCGGTATCACAGCCAATACCGAAACTGATACAGGAAGAAGTACCGTAAGTGAAAAAAAAGATGCTGCCAGTATCAAAACTGATACCGGATGTGATACAGGAAGTGATACACTTCTTATAAACAGTCTAAACAAAAACAAACAGGAAGAAAAGTCAGTCAGAGGAAATCAAAAATTAGATGTTGATGAAAACGGAAAAAAGCAAAAACGACTGCGAACGACAAATTCCAAAAATCTTCCGGATGAGAAATCTCCGGTTCCGGATTTGTCCGAAGTCGAACAATTTTTTGAACAGAACCAGTTTCCGCGCAGCGAGGCGCAGAAGTTTTATGCCCACTACCAGTCGTCAGGCTGGAAGACGGGAGATATGAAAAAAATAATTTCCTGGCAGGCCGTTGCCCGGAAATGGATGAACAATACCCAAAGTTTTAAAACAGATGAACGAGAATTCAATCAAGTCGGGACCAGCAAACACAGTGTCACCGTCAACAAAAATTACGCTGAACCCTTATGAACAGATAGCCGATTATCGCGGCGGAGTATTCAATTTCAATTTACAGACCTGTCTGCAGTGGATGGAAGAACGGGGCAAAATCCTGTTCGGGAACCACTTTTCGATAGTTCCAACGGATATAGAGCTGATCTACAAGCTGCTGGTTTATGCCATCGGCGACCAGGGAAATGCAGAAAGGCACGGGATCAACTTGAGAAAAGGTATCCTCTTGTGCGGCCCAATTGGCTGTGGCAAGACCAGCTTATTAAAGCTCATTAGCTATTTTTGCCCTCGGGATACCCAGTTTTTGGTTAAGCCCACACGGGAGATTAGTTTTGAGTTTGAAAAAGATGGTTATTCCGTGGTTAACCAGTACAGCAAAGGATCGTTTGTCAGATATGCCAACATGCCTTTCATCCCCAAAGTGTATTGCTTTGATGATTTGGGATTGGAACAAACCCCGAAATATTACGGCAATGAATGCAATGTAATGGCCGAAATATTGCTGAATCGCTATGATCTTTTTATTTCAAAACGGATGTTAACACACATCACCACAAACCTTTCTGCATCAGAGTTGGAGGAGATCTACGGCAACCGAATCCGTAGCCGGATGCGCGAAATGTTTAATTTGGTGGCCTTTGACAGGGATACAAAGGACAAGCGGGCTTAGGGTAAAAGCCATAAAAAGATAAACACCAAATCAGGTATTAGCCGGTGCTTGGTTAGTTGGTTCTGCGGCCTGTTCGCGCTTTGGCTCCGCCAGGGCGCGAACAAGCCTCGATTCAGCATGGAAGAGTGGCCTTGCGGTTCAAAGATCAATCCCTGTCATTTCATGCCTGGATTGACATTTCCCTTCCCGTCCACACTTCCCCGTTTTTTTCAGGTTTTAAATGAATTTTGAGATTTTAAACTCCTTTTAGCAGGTATTTCCCCTGTACCTCGGCACATTCGCTTCCCTCGCTTTGTCGCTCCCTTTTCCCCGTTCGTAACCTCACCGGGAACGGTCGCTCTGGTCAGCTCGTTCAGCTCATAAGCCGGGTTGTACCTTCGCGGCAAGAGTAGCCCGATTTATTCCATTGTGCTGATCCCTCCTCAACTCCATTTCGCCCGCCCGGTTTACTCACAGCCACTTCCCTCCACTACACAAAACCGGATGCGGGTCTCCATTCTGTCCTGACCGTCAGCTTCATTCCATTTCCGGGCCACACTTGCCTTTCGCCCGCCCACACTCAAAAATTTTGATCAGTCAAGTTTCGTCAAAATCAAAAAGGAAGCCTAATTTAGCCAGTCTCCCCATATTCCAACCCCGGAACAAATGCAAGACCAAAGCAAGTGTCCCGCTCTTTTAATCATTTTGGTTTCTGTTTCAACAAGAAGTTTTCCTGATTCAGCGGGACAGCCTTGCATTTCCGCCCCAACCGGCTATTGATTGGCTTTCTTTTTCTTTTTTTGACTGTTTTTTCTTTCTCTTTTCGAAAATAATCTGGCTTTCAAATTAATTCAATTCCAAACAATCCAAATTATTTCCAATCCTAATGCCAATCCAAATTCGGCCAAATCAATTCAAGTTATATTTCAACTACTTGATTATTAATTAATTTATTAACACTAAAAAACACCCCACCTGAACTCATCTATACAACTGGTTTGATTCCAATCCCTGAGATTTGCAGCGATGATTTTGAAAATGGATTCCAAAATCCAATTCAAGCCCATCAGCAGTTATCAACTTATAAAACGAAAAAAGATGTTTGGAATCGATCAAATCAGTTGGGGGCAATTCGTTCAATTCATTGCAGGAGCCCTTATTTTATGGTACCTGTCAATTGTCCTTATTGCGCTTGTCAATAAAAAAAACAATCGGAAAACTCTTTTTGAGGACGACCAATTTACTCCGGTTCTTTCAGAAGAGTTGCAACCCATTGCTGTCTCTGCCAAGGATTATCCTTCAGAGCTTATTCCAATCCGGTTGGCAGAAGCGATTCTCTTACCAGTTTCCTTGTACGAAGAAACCGGGATGGATGATGGATATCCCATCGAGTGCTTTACGAATCACAATCATCCGCAATTGCCAAAAATCCTGGAGAACATCCAGTTTCAGTCATAAATCAATCTCAATTATTAATTCTTAAAAACTCAAAGTTTCATGAAAACAAAAGTTCAGCATTTTTTCAAAAGGGCAGAAGCACTTGTTGCACTCCTTATCCTTTGTATTTACCAAACGATGGCCCAGTCCGCTGCCGGTATCGACCAGGCTACCGCCGAAGTCAGTTCTTACATTGACCCAATCTCCAACCTGATCATTGCCATTGGAGCAGTAGTCGGGCTGATTGGCGGAGTCCGTGTATATATTAAGTGGCAAAGTGGAGACCAGGATACCCAGAAAGCCATCATGGGTTGGTTTGGCGCCTGTTTGTTCCTGATTTTAGTGGGAGTGGTGATCAAGGCATTCTTTGTCTGATGCAAGGCTATCAAGTCAAAAAGGTGGACACCCGGTTGTATATCAAAGGGCTTTCCGGCCCTTTGGTATTCCAGGCACTGTATGGAATCATTGCTACCTTCTTTATGTTCTCCATACTCTACATTCTGGTCGGGGTTTTTCCTGCCGTTCTGATTGGAGTCCCGGCCTTTTTTGGTTATCTCTACCGGCTAAATACCATCCAGAAAAAGTACGGTCCGGAAGGATGGGGCAAAAAACAGACCGCCCGGAAACTGCCTCAATTCATTAGCTGCAAACGACGAATCCATCAAATTTCTTAAAAATGAAAATCAAGAACCTTGAAAGTATACTTCCAATAATGGGATTTAATGGCGATGTTCAAGTCTCCAATAATCTTGATTTGACCATTGGGTTCCGGCTACAATTGCCGGAGGTTTTGTCATGCAGTACCGAACAACTGTATATGCTGCACGATACTTTTCAGCGGATGATCAACCTGCTGCCTGCCGGAAGTTTTATCCATAAACAGGACTTTTTCCTGATCCACGAATTTCATCCAACGGAATCGGAATCAGAAACAACTGGAGCAAGGAAAAGCCTGAATGAATCCTACCTGGAGCACTTTGACGGACGGCATTATCTCAAACACGACTGCTGTTTTTACATCAGTTTGCTGAATAAAGGTCTTCTGAAAAACTATCTGGAATCCGCTTTGATCTTTTCCCGAAAAGAACGAAACCTTGAAAAATTGCAGTACGACAAGATCAATGAACTGCGAAGTAACGTGGTGGCCATTTTTAACCAGAATGGAATCGGATGCGATCCTATCTCAAGAGAAGAAGCCATTGGGGATGACAAGTCATTGGGGCTGATTGAACGTTTTCTGAGCCTCAATTTTACTGAAAACCACCCGGCATTGGGAGGTATCGATTTTCGTGACCGGCTGAAAGTGATGGATCAGTTTGTGGAAGTATTGTCCTTAAGTGATTACTCCCACATCCCGGCAGAACTTCGTCCGGCTTCGGAGCATCCGCAGACCGGTCTTCCCGTATCGCTGGTTTATCCGGTAAGTTATCACCTGCCGTTTTCGCACATCACCAACCAGTTTATCTACATTCCCGATCAGCAGGAAATCAAAGGCTTTCTGGAAAGCAGCTACAAAAAGATCTTCAGTTTGTCCAAGTTCTCTTCTGAAAACAAGGTCAATGCCGGGCTGATTGAATCCTTCCTGGACCAGGTGCAAACTTCAGGAGAAAAGATCGTGAAAACCCATTTTAACGTGGTGCTTTTCGATTCAGCCCTAAAAGATTTGAAGCAACACAAAAGCGAAACCAGTTCCGCTTTTTCAATGATGAACTGCTTTCCGTATCAGCACACCCACGACCTGCCAATGCTGTTTTTTTCCTGTGTGCCTTTCTCAACACAGCTTCCGGAAACAGAGCTTTTTATTACCCAGGTTCCACAGGCTTGCTGCCTGACCAACTTCGAAGGGGAACTGAAAAACAGTCAATCGGATTTTACCATCCGGCTTTCAGACCGTCTGGAAGGCTGTCCGGTAAAGATCGACATCTCGGACGAGCCGATGCACAAGCATTTGATCCATAACCGCAATAAAATCATTATTGGTGGGTCAGGTTCCGGAAAATCTTTTTTTACCAATCATTTGCTGCGGCAATATTCTGAAAGTGGCAATTGCCACATTGTACTGTTGGACGTAGGTAGAAGTTATGAGCTATTGACCATTTATCTGAACGAACGACTCAAAAACCTGGGTGGGGCTATGATGGTAGAGTTTACCACTGAAAACCCGATCTCATTCAATCCTTTTATTTTGGAAGGAGAACTGGACATCGAACGCAAACAAACCATCCTGTCAGTGATCTATACCATTTACAAGGAAAACCTTTCAGAGATGGAGAAGGATGTGATTGCCCATTCGTTGACAGCCTTTTTTGAATCTGACTCAAACGAACGGTCTTTCAATGGTTATTACGAATTCTGCCAAAACTACATTCCTAATCTTGTTAAAGAGCAGTCCATCCAGTTCAACAGCAATGAATTCTTTTTTATCCTGAGCAAGTATTTTCGGGGAGGGGAGTATGACTATTTGCTGAACAAGGAAATGGATACCGATGTGTTTTTCCACTGCCCGTTTATTGTCTTCGAATTGGATAATATCAAGGATCATGCAACAATCTTTCCGGTTGCTACCCTGATTATCATCGACATTTTTATGCAGAAAATGAGACGGTTAAAGGGTGTCCGGAAGGTTCTGTGCATTGAGGAGGCCTGGAAAGCAATTGCAACCCCGCAGATGGCCAGCTACATCAAATACTTCTACAAGACGATCAGAAAATTCTTTGGAGAAGCGATGGTAGTTACCCAGGAAGTGGACGATGTGATTTCCTCGCC is a window from the Aquipluma nitroreducens genome containing:
- a CDS encoding DUF4133 domain-containing protein codes for the protein MQGYQVKKVDTRLYIKGLSGPLVFQALYGIIATFFMFSILYILVGVFPAVLIGVPAFFGYLYRLNTIQKKYGPEGWGKKQTARKLPQFISCKRRIHQIS
- a CDS encoding TraG family conjugative transposon ATPase, yielding MKIKNLESILPIMGFNGDVQVSNNLDLTIGFRLQLPEVLSCSTEQLYMLHDTFQRMINLLPAGSFIHKQDFFLIHEFHPTESESETTGARKSLNESYLEHFDGRHYLKHDCCFYISLLNKGLLKNYLESALIFSRKERNLEKLQYDKINELRSNVVAIFNQNGIGCDPISREEAIGDDKSLGLIERFLSLNFTENHPALGGIDFRDRLKVMDQFVEVLSLSDYSHIPAELRPASEHPQTGLPVSLVYPVSYHLPFSHITNQFIYIPDQQEIKGFLESSYKKIFSLSKFSSENKVNAGLIESFLDQVQTSGEKIVKTHFNVVLFDSALKDLKQHKSETSSAFSMMNCFPYQHTHDLPMLFFSCVPFSTQLPETELFITQVPQACCLTNFEGELKNSQSDFTIRLSDRLEGCPVKIDISDEPMHKHLIHNRNKIIIGGSGSGKSFFTNHLLRQYSESGNCHIVLLDVGRSYELLTIYLNERLKNLGGAMMVEFTTENPISFNPFILEGELDIERKQTILSVIYTIYKENLSEMEKDVIAHSLTAFFESDSNERSFNGYYEFCQNYIPNLVKEQSIQFNSNEFFFILSKYFRGGEYDYLLNKEMDTDVFFHCPFIVFELDNIKDHATIFPVATLIIIDIFMQKMRRLKGVRKVLCIEEAWKAIATPQMASYIKYFYKTIRKFFGEAMVVTQEVDDVISSPVIRDAIINNADTRILLDMSKFRNKFQSISDTLGLSDFQKDQILSINKNLPSGRKLKEVFIGLGSYSQVYALEVSKPEYYCYTSEQSEKEMILNKLTQDRDQSFIEILKSM
- a CDS encoding DUF4134 domain-containing protein produces the protein MKTKVQHFFKRAEALVALLILCIYQTMAQSAAGIDQATAEVSSYIDPISNLIIAIGAVVGLIGGVRVYIKWQSGDQDTQKAIMGWFGACLFLILVGVVIKAFFV
- a CDS encoding P-loop NTPase family protein, whose translation is MNENSIKSGPANTVSPSTKITLNPYEQIADYRGGVFNFNLQTCLQWMEERGKILFGNHFSIVPTDIELIYKLLVYAIGDQGNAERHGINLRKGILLCGPIGCGKTSLLKLISYFCPRDTQFLVKPTREISFEFEKDGYSVVNQYSKGSFVRYANMPFIPKVYCFDDLGLEQTPKYYGNECNVMAEILLNRYDLFISKRMLTHITTNLSASELEEIYGNRIRSRMREMFNLVAFDRDTKDKRA